A region from the Medicago truncatula cultivar Jemalong A17 chromosome 6, MtrunA17r5.0-ANR, whole genome shotgun sequence genome encodes:
- the LOC25495663 gene encoding stellacyanin, protein MASSSFSLYSTTLLVLLLALFSSLQCSIVASTEFEVGDLKGWVVPPSNDTDIYNIWASNKRFQIGDSIHFKYKKDSVMEVGKENYDDCNATQPTFFSNNGNTEFKLNHSGTFYFISGATGHCEKGQKMIVRVMIQDVHSKSSGYHVPVGVFQIVFVLAFVASYVI, encoded by the exons ATGgcatcttcttctttctctttgtaTTCCACCACTTTACTTGTGCTTCTCTTGGCTCTTTTCTCTTCACTTCAATGTTCTATTGTTGCTTCAACTGAATTTGAAGTTGGTGACCTAAAAGGTTGGGTTGTTCCACCCTCTAACGACACCGATATCTACAATATTTGGGCTTCCAACAAAAGGTTTCAAATTGGCGACTCCATTC ATTTCAAGTACAAGAAGGATTCAGTGATGGAAGTTGGCAAGGAAAATTACGATGATTGCAATGCGACACAACCAACATTTTTCTCAAACAATGGAAACACTGAGTTCAAGTTAAATCATTCAGGGACATTCTACTTCATAAGTGGTGCAACAGGACATTGTGAGAAAGGACAAAAGATGATTGTTAGAGTGATGATTCAAGATGTTCATTCTAAGTCTTCTGGTTACCATGTTCCTGTTGGTGTTTTTcaaattgtgtttgttttggcATTTGTTGCTTCCTATGTAATTTGA
- the LOC25495665 gene encoding cystinosin homolog — protein sequence MASWNSIKLRVTYEVLGWSAFVSWSISFYPQIILNFQRKSVVGLNFDYAVLNMVKQCYYLVYNTTLYFSPVVQRQYGNKYGHKQMNPVALNDVAFSSHAVLLSAITLYQIAIYERGNQKVSKAALGLAIFVLIISAICVFIALRNRHWLWLISIFNVVQVALTVIKYIPQAVFNFMRKSTEGWSIGLVLLDFFGGVANFLQMITQSIDQGSWKNIYGNIGKVLVAVISIMFDLLFMFQHYCLYRHKSETLVEPAKSQDQQLSENAASNAV from the exons ATGGCTTCTTGGAATTCAATTAAACTTCGTGTGACATATGAAGTTTTGGGTTGGTCTGCATTTGTTTCTTGGTCTATTAGTTTCTACCCAcaaatcattttgaattttcaaaggAAAAG tGTTGTAGGGTTGAACTTTGATTATGCAGTGCTAAACATGGTGAAGCAATGTTACTATTTGGTCTACAATACCACTCTTTACTTCAGCCCTGTCGTTCAGAGGCAATACGGGAATAAATATGGACACAAACAA atGAATCCTGTGGCATTGAATGATGTTGCATTCTCATCCCATGCTGTTCTACTTTCTGCAATTACCTTATACCAGATTGCAATTTATGaa CGTGGAAATCAAAAAGTGTCTAAGGCTGCTTTAGGACTCGCAATTTTCGTGTTGATAATTTCAGCAATTTGTGTCTTCATAGCTTTGCGTAATCGCCACTGGCTTTGGCTGATAAGCATCTTCAA TGTGGTCCAAGTTGCTTTGACAGTTATAAAATACATTCCTCAG GCAGTGTTTAACTTCATGAGAAAAAGTACCGAGGGATGGAGTATTGGTTTGGTTTTACTGGATTTTTTTGGAGGGGTAGCAAACTTTTTGCAAATGATTACACAATCAATTGATCAAG GTTCTTGGAAGAATATATATGGGAATATAGGGAAAGTTCTTGTTGCAGTG ATATCTATCATGTTTGACCTACTTTTCATGTTCCAACATTATTGCTTATATCGTCACAAATCAGAGACACTTGTTGAACCTGCCAAGTCTCAAGATCAACAGTTATCAGAGAATGCTGCTTCAAATGCAGTTTAA
- the LOC25495664 gene encoding cystinosin homolog, translating to MEETAWNSETFKIAYTVFGWIAFVVWSSSFYPQFILNYSRKSVVGLNFNYLILNNTKHTLYLIYNASLYFSPNVRFQYHQKYGFDQMIPVAANDVAFSTHAVLLTLALLFQVAIYERGNQSISKITMGIITVVWITVGVCSFIAFPSKSWLWLISIFNTMQVVLATIKYIPQAFMNFMIKSTDGFSIGNVFLDFCGGMANYAQMVIQSIDQNSWVNFSGNLGKVLLSLVCMFFDLLFMCQHYVLYPSKKTSSISPSKLNDKIKEPLIKSPSNVPVAENV from the exons ATGGAGGAGACAGCATGGAACTCTGAAACCTTTAAAATAGCATACACCGTGTTTGGATGGATAGCTTTTGTGGTTTGGTCTAGTAGTTTTTATCCTCAATTTATCTTGAATTATTCAAGGAAAAG TGTGGTGGGATTGAACTTCAACTATTTGATATTGAACAACACCAAACATACCTTGTACCTCATCTACAATGCTTCCTTGTACTTTAGCCCTAATGTTCGGTTTCAATATCATCAAAAATATGGATTTGATCAG ATGATACCTGTAGCTGCAAATGACGTTGCCTTCTCAACACATGCTGTTTTGTTGACCTTAGCGTTATTGTTCCAAGTTGCAATTTATGAG cGTGGGAATCAATCAATATCAAAAATCACAATGGGAATCATCACTGTGGTGTGGATTACTGTTGGAGTTTGTTCCTTCATAGCATTCCCTTCCAAATCTTGGCTTTGGCTAATTTCCATCTTTAA CACAATGCAAGTAGTTCTGGCAACTATCAAATATATTCCACAG GCATTTATGAACTTCATGATCAAGAGCACAGATGGATTTAGCATTGGAAATGTGTTCCTTGATTTCTGTGGAGGAATGGCAAATTATGCTCAGATGGTTATACAATCAATTGATCAAA ACTCTTGGGTGAATTTCTCTGGGAACCTTGGAAAAGTATTGTTATCTCTG gTTTGTATGTTCTTTGATCTTCTTTTCATGTGTCAACATTATGTGTTGTatccatcaaagaaaacatcatcAATTTCTCCTTCTAAACTCAATGACAAGATCAAAGAGCCCCTCATCAAGTCTCCTTCAAATGTGCCTGTGGCTGAAAATGTTTGA
- the LOC25495662 gene encoding uncharacterized membrane protein At3g27390 isoform X2, producing MCTILLPVLLILWPVLGIVGSIVGGAAYGFLSPLFATFEAIEGEKENKTFHCFIDGTWSTILKTFDIVMDVRDACFHTYFSVMDDLRQDGLPNGKYYEIRPHYFPGAVVAAILGIIVDVPIISIVALCKVPYMLFKGWNRLFRDLIGREGPFLETICVPFAGLAILLWPLAVVGAFIASVIASIFLGARAGVVAYQESSFLFGLRYIVATLSLYDEYSNDVLDMPEGSCFPRPKYRRKKIEISRTMSHSNSFSRTKSLTKTISRTISLTNNIAELKPFELLDGLCKECLHLGETLVSQGLITHDDIQEAMFGKESKVISIGLPAYCLLQALLRSIKADSLGILITDDTELTTTNRPKEKFFEWFLNPLLIIKDQIKAENLSVSEEDYLCKLVLFNGDLDRVKNLTFGPPPESDRKLAELDALARRLQGITKFITRFPTYKRRFDVLVKTLSEELADKHGTSTIIRSKSAFPRIFSMKSFKVNKSNGSDEESELERDSESSL from the exons ATGTGCACAATTTTACTACCAGTGCTGTTGATTTTATGGCCAGTGTTGGGAATTGTTGGAAGTATTGTAGGTGGTGCAGCTTATGGATTTCTTTCACCATTATTTGCTACTTTTGAAGCTATTGAAGGAGAAAAAGAGAACAAAACTTTCCACTGTTTTatt GATGGAACGTGGAGCACCATTTTGAAGACCTTTGATATTGTGATGGATGTAAGAGATGCATGCTTCCATACTTATTTCTCTGTTATGGATGATCTGAGACAAGACGGACTGCCAAATGGAAAATATTACGAGATCAG GCCACATTATTTTCCTGGTGCTGTTGTAGCAGCTATTCTTGGCATCATAGTTGATGTGCCGATTATATCAATTGTTGCCTTATGTAAAGTTCCATACATGCTTTTTAAAGGTTGGAACCGTTTGTTTCGTGACCTCATTGGTCGCGAAGGCCCTTTCTTGGAGACAATATGCGTGCCTTTTGCAGGCCTTGCTATCCTTCTATGGCCATTGGCTGTTGTCGGTGCGTTTATAGCATCTGTAATAGCAAGTATCTTTCTTGGTGCTCGGGCAGGAGTTGTTGCCTATCAG GAGTCCTCTTTCTTGTTTGGCCTTCGGTACATTGTCGCAACTTTGTCTCTTTATGATGAATATAGTAATGATGTTCTTGACATGCCGGAAGGATCTTGCTTCCCAAG GCCTAAATATCGACGAAAAAAGATTGAAATATCACGAACAATGTCGCATTCAAATTCCTTCTCAAGAACTAAATCCttaacaaaaactatttcaCGTACAATTTCTCTAACTAATAACATAGCTGAGTTGAAACCATTTGAG TTATTGGATGGTTTGTGCAAGGAATGCCTTCATTTAGGAGAAACATTGGTTTCTCAAGGACTAATAACACATGATGATATCCAAGAAGCCATGTTTGGCAAAGAGAGTAAAGTCATTAGTATTGGTTTACCAGCTTATTGTCTTCTTCAAGCCCTTTTGCGTTCTATTAAAGCCGATTCCCTCGGTATATTGATAA CTGATGATACTGAACTAACTACTACAAACAGACCAAAGGAGAAGTTTTTTGAATGGTTCCTTAATCCTCTTTTGATCATTAAAGATCAAATCAAAGCTGAAAATCTTTCTGTGTCAGAAGAGGACTACCTTTGCAAATTAGTTCTCTTCAATGGTGATCTTGATAGggtaaaaaatttaacttttggTCCTCCTCCCGAATCCGACCGCAAACTAGCCGAGCTCGACGCATTGGCTAGAAG GCTTCAAGGTATCACAAAATTTATTACAAGGTTTCCGACATACAAAAGGCGATTCGATGTTCTTGTGAAAACATTATCTGAAGAGCTTGCTGATAAACATGGAACTTCAACAATAATCAGATCAAAGAGTGCTTTTCCTCGTATTTTTAGTATGAAATCATTCAAAGTCAACAAAAGTAATGGTTCTGATGAAGAATCTGAACTTGAAAGAGATTCAGAATCTTCATTATAA
- the LOC25495662 gene encoding uncharacterized membrane protein At3g27390 isoform X1, with translation MVIHNEVKFEFLVLFSVMEPPHDFWSSIWSLFCFLPYFISLFILGNIKGIIFCPVICLIMTIGNSAIILGLWCIHTTWTYYCVVRCKQLGPLLKFVMCTILLPVLLILWPVLGIVGSIVGGAAYGFLSPLFATFEAIEGEKENKTFHCFIDGTWSTILKTFDIVMDVRDACFHTYFSVMDDLRQDGLPNGKYYEIRPHYFPGAVVAAILGIIVDVPIISIVALCKVPYMLFKGWNRLFRDLIGREGPFLETICVPFAGLAILLWPLAVVGAFIASVIASIFLGARAGVVAYQESSFLFGLRYIVATLSLYDEYSNDVLDMPEGSCFPRPKYRRKKIEISRTMSHSNSFSRTKSLTKTISRTISLTNNIAELKPFELLDGLCKECLHLGETLVSQGLITHDDIQEAMFGKESKVISIGLPAYCLLQALLRSIKADSLGILITDDTELTTTNRPKEKFFEWFLNPLLIIKDQIKAENLSVSEEDYLCKLVLFNGDLDRVKNLTFGPPPESDRKLAELDALARRLQGITKFITRFPTYKRRFDVLVKTLSEELADKHGTSTIIRSKSAFPRIFSMKSFKVNKSNGSDEESELERDSESSL, from the exons ATGGTTATTCATAATGAAGTGAAATTTGAGTTTTTAGTATTATTTAGTGTAATGGAACCTCCTCATGATTTCTGGTCTTCAATATGGAGCTTGTTTTGCTTTCTACCATATTTCATCAGCCTTTTTATTCTAGGCAACATCAAAG GTATCATTTTCTGTCCAGTAATATGTTTAATCATGACAATCGGAAACTCAGCCATCATACTTGGTCTTTGGTGCATTCATACTACATGGACATATTACTGTGTTGTAAG ATGTAAACAATTAGGACCATTACTGAAGTTTGTGATGTGCACAATTTTACTACCAGTGCTGTTGATTTTATGGCCAGTGTTGGGAATTGTTGGAAGTATTGTAGGTGGTGCAGCTTATGGATTTCTTTCACCATTATTTGCTACTTTTGAAGCTATTGAAGGAGAAAAAGAGAACAAAACTTTCCACTGTTTTatt GATGGAACGTGGAGCACCATTTTGAAGACCTTTGATATTGTGATGGATGTAAGAGATGCATGCTTCCATACTTATTTCTCTGTTATGGATGATCTGAGACAAGACGGACTGCCAAATGGAAAATATTACGAGATCAG GCCACATTATTTTCCTGGTGCTGTTGTAGCAGCTATTCTTGGCATCATAGTTGATGTGCCGATTATATCAATTGTTGCCTTATGTAAAGTTCCATACATGCTTTTTAAAGGTTGGAACCGTTTGTTTCGTGACCTCATTGGTCGCGAAGGCCCTTTCTTGGAGACAATATGCGTGCCTTTTGCAGGCCTTGCTATCCTTCTATGGCCATTGGCTGTTGTCGGTGCGTTTATAGCATCTGTAATAGCAAGTATCTTTCTTGGTGCTCGGGCAGGAGTTGTTGCCTATCAG GAGTCCTCTTTCTTGTTTGGCCTTCGGTACATTGTCGCAACTTTGTCTCTTTATGATGAATATAGTAATGATGTTCTTGACATGCCGGAAGGATCTTGCTTCCCAAG GCCTAAATATCGACGAAAAAAGATTGAAATATCACGAACAATGTCGCATTCAAATTCCTTCTCAAGAACTAAATCCttaacaaaaactatttcaCGTACAATTTCTCTAACTAATAACATAGCTGAGTTGAAACCATTTGAG TTATTGGATGGTTTGTGCAAGGAATGCCTTCATTTAGGAGAAACATTGGTTTCTCAAGGACTAATAACACATGATGATATCCAAGAAGCCATGTTTGGCAAAGAGAGTAAAGTCATTAGTATTGGTTTACCAGCTTATTGTCTTCTTCAAGCCCTTTTGCGTTCTATTAAAGCCGATTCCCTCGGTATATTGATAA CTGATGATACTGAACTAACTACTACAAACAGACCAAAGGAGAAGTTTTTTGAATGGTTCCTTAATCCTCTTTTGATCATTAAAGATCAAATCAAAGCTGAAAATCTTTCTGTGTCAGAAGAGGACTACCTTTGCAAATTAGTTCTCTTCAATGGTGATCTTGATAGggtaaaaaatttaacttttggTCCTCCTCCCGAATCCGACCGCAAACTAGCCGAGCTCGACGCATTGGCTAGAAG GCTTCAAGGTATCACAAAATTTATTACAAGGTTTCCGACATACAAAAGGCGATTCGATGTTCTTGTGAAAACATTATCTGAAGAGCTTGCTGATAAACATGGAACTTCAACAATAATCAGATCAAAGAGTGCTTTTCCTCGTATTTTTAGTATGAAATCATTCAAAGTCAACAAAAGTAATGGTTCTGATGAAGAATCTGAACTTGAAAGAGATTCAGAATCTTCATTATAA